GGCGGCCGCCGGGGGGTGGTGCGTGCGCGTGCACCGCGTCCGTCCGAACGCCGACGCCGTCCGCATCGCGGCCGCCGTGCGCGCGGCCGCGGGCGAACCCGCCGGGAAGACCGACCGTGACGCGGCCGCCGGCCGCGCCGACTCCGGGAGCGACCGACCATGAGCCCTGCGGTGAACCGCGCGGACGTCGGTGAAGTGCACGCGGAGTTCTACGCCGCGTTCGAGGCCGGCGACTACGACCGGATGGCGGCCGTCTGGGCCGACGGCGAGTACGCCCCCGGCGTCTCGTGCGTCCACCCCGGCTGGACCATGCTGCGCGGCCGGGAGGAGGTGCTGCGGTCATGGGCCCTCATCATGGCCAACACCTCCTACATCCAGTTCGTGCTGACGGACGTCGAGACGGACGTGTACGGGAACCACGCAGTAGTCACCTGCAAGGAGAACGTCCTCACGGCCGACGATGAGACGGAAGCCGGATTCCTCGCAGGGGGAAGCATCGTCGCGACCAACGTGTTCGTACGGGTCGGAGAAGAATGGCGGCTCCTGCTTCATCATGGTTCGCCCGTGTTGAACGTCGCTGATACAGAGGAAGAATGAGTCTCGACCGCATTGAACTGCGCGGCCTGCGGGCCAGAGGCAGGCACGGCTGCCTCCCGGCGGAACGCGAACTCGGGCAGGAGTTCGTGGTGGACGCCGTCCTCGGCCTGGACACCCGCCCGGCGGCGGCGGGAGACGACCTGTCGCTCACGGTCGACTACGGTTCCCTCGCCGACCGGCTGGTCGCCGCGGTCGAGGGCGACCCCGTCGACCTCATCGAAACGCTGGCCGACCGGCTGGCGAAGATATGTCTGGAAGACGCGACGGTCTCGGAGGTCGAGATCACCGTCCACAAGCCGAACGCCCCGGTGCCGCACCCCTTCACGGACGTGGCCGTGAAGATCCAGAGGAGTCGCCCATGACCGCGCCCGACCGCATGCCCGACCGCACCGCCACCGGCGGGCACATGCTCGTCCACCACCGGGTCGTGTTCTCCCTCGGCAGCAACCTCGGCGACCGCCTGGACAACATCCAGGAGGCCGTGGACGCGCTGTTCGACGCCCCCGGACTCGACTTCGTCGCCTTCTCCCCGGTGTACGAGACGGCGCCGTACGCTTCCCCCGGCGAGACGATCCCGCCCCAGGACGACTACCTCAACATCATCCTGGTGGCCGACACCCGGCTCCCCCCGGAGAACCTCCTGGAACGGGTGCTCAACATCGAGAACTCCATGCAGCGCGTACGTGAGGTCCGCTGGGGCCC
The nucleotide sequence above comes from Actinomadura algeriensis. Encoded proteins:
- a CDS encoding nuclear transport factor 2 family protein — encoded protein: MSPAVNRADVGEVHAEFYAAFEAGDYDRMAAVWADGEYAPGVSCVHPGWTMLRGREEVLRSWALIMANTSYIQFVLTDVETDVYGNHAVVTCKENVLTADDETEAGFLAGGSIVATNVFVRVGEEWRLLLHHGSPVLNVADTEEE
- the folB gene encoding dihydroneopterin aldolase, with protein sequence MSLDRIELRGLRARGRHGCLPAERELGQEFVVDAVLGLDTRPAAAGDDLSLTVDYGSLADRLVAAVEGDPVDLIETLADRLAKICLEDATVSEVEITVHKPNAPVPHPFTDVAVKIQRSRP
- the folK gene encoding 2-amino-4-hydroxy-6-hydroxymethyldihydropteridine diphosphokinase — encoded protein: MTAPDRMPDRTATGGHMLVHHRVVFSLGSNLGDRLDNIQEAVDALFDAPGLDFVAFSPVYETAPYASPGETIPPQDDYLNIILVADTRLPPENLLERVLNIENSMQRVREVRWGPRTLDIDIVVFGDVVSEDPDLTLPHPRAHERAFVLVPWADIEPDVLLPGHGRVGDLAEAKLAEGGPSAVHRRTDLTLQQPA